Proteins encoded by one window of Bactrocera oleae isolate idBacOlea1 chromosome 4, idBacOlea1, whole genome shotgun sequence:
- the LSm1 gene encoding U6 snRNA-associated Sm-like protein LSm1: MDDLNPLAGTAHLLEEVDKKLMVLLRDGRTLIGYLRSVDQFANLVLHRTIERIHVGNEYGDIPRGVFIIRGENVVLLGEIDREKEAKLPLKEISVDEILDAQRREQEQRQEKHRLISKALKERGLAVNTDIINEDFC; this comes from the exons ATGGATGACTTAAATCCCCTAGCCGGTACAGCGCATCTACTCGAAGAAGTGGACA AAAAGCTGATGGTATTGTTGCGTGATGGACGCACACTCATTGGTTACTTGCGTTCTGTGGATCAATTTGCGAATTTAGTGCTGCACCGTACCATCGAACGTATACATGTAGGCAATGAGTACGGCGATATACCGCGCGGAGTTTTCATCATACGCGGAGAAAACGTTGTGTTGCTGGGAGAAATT GATCGCGAAAAAGAAGCCAAATTGCCATTGAAAGAGATATCAGTCGATGAAATCCTGGATGCACAACGTAGAGAACAAGAACAAAGGCAAGAGAAACATCGACTTATATCGAAAGCGCTGAAGGAGCGTGGCTTAGCGGTTAATACAGATATAATTAATGaagatttttgttaa